A section of the Dehalococcoidia bacterium genome encodes:
- a CDS encoding ATP-binding protein: protein MFTRARWHLTLLYAALLGVTVVLVAGAIGVLAVREAHATDDRELQLRAGAVGAGVPDGPPPSPSGPGPGYRPRPDEHGSHLEEQGVLEYVMPVVDGQITPPRDQTLPGLPDNAGAVRALQSGSGQYTTIRVQGGAVRVYSLPVVRGGQTVGIVQVARSQYFVNAAVTRLALISLLAGLIGVALAAGAGYWLAGRTLRPIAVALDRQREFAGDASHELRTPLTVMLTNAELLTRHPERPLADYQDVVADIIAEIERLTRLVSDLLTLARADQGKAALAFGTVNLSEIGAAVVRQLQPAAAEKGVALEIEADPETAVWGDKDRLHQLVLILVDNAVRYTAAGAIRVRAQRQGHDGVLRVSDTGPGIAASHLPHLFERFYRTDDARSSEEGGTGLGLALAQWIAESHHGRIEVASSVGQGSTFTVHLPAARAHGRPRSIAAM from the coding sequence ATGTTTACGCGGGCGCGCTGGCACCTGACGCTGCTCTACGCGGCGCTGCTTGGCGTTACGGTCGTGCTGGTCGCCGGCGCGATCGGCGTGCTGGCCGTGCGAGAAGCGCACGCCACCGACGACCGCGAGCTGCAGCTGCGGGCCGGCGCCGTCGGCGCCGGCGTGCCGGATGGCCCGCCGCCGTCGCCCAGCGGCCCCGGCCCCGGCTACCGGCCGCGGCCAGACGAGCACGGCTCACACCTGGAAGAGCAGGGCGTGCTCGAGTACGTGATGCCGGTGGTCGACGGCCAGATCACGCCGCCCCGAGACCAGACCCTGCCCGGCCTGCCCGACAACGCCGGCGCCGTCCGAGCGCTGCAGAGCGGCAGTGGCCAGTACACGACGATCCGCGTGCAGGGCGGCGCCGTGCGCGTCTACAGTCTGCCCGTGGTGCGCGGCGGGCAAACGGTCGGCATCGTGCAGGTGGCGCGATCCCAGTACTTCGTCAATGCGGCGGTGACGCGGCTGGCGCTGATCTCCCTGCTGGCCGGGCTGATCGGTGTGGCGCTGGCGGCCGGCGCGGGCTACTGGCTCGCCGGCCGCACCCTGCGCCCAATCGCGGTTGCCCTGGACCGCCAGCGTGAGTTCGCCGGCGACGCCTCGCACGAATTGCGCACGCCGCTGACGGTGATGCTGACCAACGCCGAACTGCTGACGCGGCATCCCGAGCGGCCGCTCGCCGACTACCAGGACGTGGTGGCGGACATTATCGCCGAGATCGAGCGCTTGACCCGGCTCGTCTCCGATCTGCTGACGCTGGCGCGCGCCGACCAGGGGAAGGCGGCGCTGGCTTTCGGCACGGTCAATCTCTCCGAGATAGGCGCGGCCGTGGTGCGCCAGCTTCAGCCGGCGGCGGCCGAGAAGGGCGTTGCGCTGGAGATCGAGGCGGATCCCGAGACCGCGGTTTGGGGCGACAAGGACCGCCTGCATCAACTCGTACTGATCCTGGTCGACAACGCGGTGCGCTACACGGCCGCCGGCGCGATCCGCGTACGTGCGCAGCGGCAGGGCCACGACGGCGTGCTCCGCGTGAGCGACACGGGGCCGGGAATCGCGGCCAGTCACCTGCCGCACCTATTTGAGCGCTTCTACCGCACGGACGACGCGCGATCGTCCGAGGAAGGCGGCACGGGACTCGGACTGGCGCTGGCGCAGTGGATCGCGGAGAGCCACCACGGCCGCATCGAGGTCGCCAGCAGCGTCGGGCAGGGCAGCACCTTCACCGTGCACCTGCCGGCGGCGCGGGCGCACGGCCGCCCGCGTTCGATCGCTGCCATGTGA